Proteins encoded together in one Flavobacteriales bacterium window:
- the pdhA gene encoding pyruvate dehydrogenase (acetyl-transferring) E1 component subunit alpha encodes MPTKTAPPAKKNARPADGGHGRETYQRWFKDMLLMRRFEEKCGQLYTMQKFGGFCHLYIGQEAILAGMVTAMGKDDRIITGYRDHCHPLVLGETPHRVMAELYGRTTGTSKGKGGSMHFFDKGRNLFGGHGIVGGQIGLGAGIAFADKYRGGDQVTLCMMGDGAVRQGMLHETFNMAMTWKLPVVFIIENNQYAMGTSVERTSNVHELHRLGESYDMPGEPVDGMKCEAVHAAIAKACAHCREGQGPYLLEINTYRYRGHSMSDPQKYRSKEEVEAYKQQDPIEDVRAKLLEQKWATEAELEALDEAIKKEVEEAVRFAEESPLPDPKELWEDVYKTPDYPFITD; translated from the coding sequence ATGCCCACCAAGACCGCCCCGCCCGCCAAGAAGAACGCCCGCCCGGCCGATGGTGGCCACGGTAGGGAGACCTATCAACGCTGGTTCAAGGACATGCTGCTGATGCGGCGCTTCGAGGAGAAGTGCGGCCAGTTGTACACCATGCAGAAGTTCGGCGGCTTCTGCCACCTCTACATCGGGCAGGAGGCCATCCTCGCGGGCATGGTCACCGCCATGGGCAAGGACGACCGCATCATCACCGGCTACCGCGACCACTGCCACCCCTTGGTGCTGGGCGAAACGCCGCACCGCGTGATGGCCGAGCTCTATGGCCGCACCACCGGCACCAGCAAGGGCAAGGGCGGCAGCATGCACTTCTTCGACAAGGGCCGCAACCTGTTCGGCGGGCACGGCATCGTGGGCGGGCAGATCGGCCTGGGCGCCGGCATCGCCTTCGCCGACAAATACCGCGGCGGCGACCAGGTGACCCTGTGCATGATGGGCGACGGGGCCGTGCGGCAGGGCATGCTGCACGAGACCTTCAACATGGCCATGACCTGGAAGCTCCCGGTGGTGTTCATCATCGAGAACAACCAGTACGCCATGGGCACCAGCGTGGAGCGCACCAGCAACGTGCACGAGCTGCACCGCCTGGGCGAGAGCTACGACATGCCCGGCGAGCCCGTGGACGGCATGAAGTGCGAGGCTGTGCATGCCGCCATCGCCAAGGCCTGCGCCCACTGCCGGGAAGGACAGGGCCCCTACCTGTTGGAGATCAACACCTACCGGTACCGTGGGCACAGCATGAGCGATCCGCAGAAGTACCGCAGCAAGGAGGAGGTGGAGGCCTACAAGCAGCAGGACCCCATCGAGGACGTGCGCGCCAAACTTCTGGAACAGAAGTGGGCCACCGAGGCCGAACTGGAGGCGCTGGACGAAGCCATCAAGAAGGAGGTGGAGGAGGCCGTGCGGTTCGCCGAGGAGAGCCCGCTGCCCGATCCCAAGGAGCTGTGGGAGGACGTGTACAAGACCCCGGATTATCCTTTCATCACGGACTGA
- a CDS encoding cytidine deaminase: protein MHHATWSALPKEDQELLKLAQRAAGHAYARYSRFKVGAALRLESGEIVPGSNQENASFPAGICAERTALHAAMSVVPKGVVECMAIVVPQVKGRDPVTPCGICRQALLEQEHRQGSPLRLLMGIVRGPALETFSAESLLPLSFDSSFLKR from the coding sequence ATGCACCACGCCACGTGGAGCGCCCTGCCCAAGGAGGACCAGGAGCTGCTGAAGCTGGCCCAGCGGGCTGCCGGCCACGCCTACGCGCGCTATTCCCGGTTCAAGGTGGGCGCGGCGCTGCGGCTGGAGAGCGGCGAGATCGTGCCGGGCAGCAACCAGGAGAACGCCAGCTTCCCGGCGGGCATCTGCGCGGAGCGCACCGCGCTGCACGCGGCCATGAGCGTGGTGCCGAAGGGGGTGGTGGAGTGCATGGCCATCGTGGTGCCCCAGGTGAAGGGCCGTGATCCGGTGACGCCCTGTGGCATCTGCCGACAAGCCCTGCTGGAACAGGAACATCGCCAGGGTTCCCCGCTGCGCCTGCTGATGGGCATCGTTCGCGGACCCGCCCTGGAGACCTTCAGCGCCGAAAGCCTGCTGCCGCTCTCCTTCGACAGCAGCTTCCTGAAGCGCTGA